In one window of Haloarcula halophila DNA:
- a CDS encoding SCO family protein, whose product MRRRQLLKGVTAVGTASVAGCLSESNVVLNAPADRQFDSEDLPYPAHGQAFPHFSLPNPLSDETIGTEQLDETLLVTGFFATCPAECVQLIGQLVGVQHGVVEEGLADSVRFLAITFDPERDDTEALREYADRMGVDRDAGNWEFLRPPDPAAAERVVDEQLGITYERVSESSRVDGYDFNHLSLTFLINPEGYVERAYRTSQPDAEQVLADTRTVVQRSG is encoded by the coding sequence ATGCGACGCCGACAGCTACTCAAGGGGGTTACAGCGGTCGGGACAGCGTCGGTCGCCGGCTGTCTCTCGGAGTCGAACGTCGTCCTGAACGCGCCGGCCGACCGCCAGTTCGACAGCGAGGATCTCCCGTACCCCGCCCACGGGCAGGCGTTTCCGCATTTCTCGCTCCCGAACCCGCTCTCGGACGAGACGATCGGGACCGAACAGCTGGACGAGACGCTGCTGGTCACCGGCTTCTTTGCGACCTGTCCGGCCGAATGTGTCCAGCTCATCGGCCAGCTGGTCGGTGTCCAGCACGGGGTCGTCGAGGAGGGGCTGGCCGATTCGGTCCGATTTCTGGCCATCACCTTCGACCCGGAACGGGACGACACCGAGGCGCTCCGGGAGTACGCCGACCGGATGGGTGTCGACCGCGACGCCGGCAACTGGGAGTTCCTCCGTCCTCCCGACCCGGCGGCGGCAGAGCGCGTCGTCGACGAGCAACTCGGCATCACGTACGAGCGCGTCAGCGAGAGCAGCAGGGTCGATGGGTACGACTTCAATCACCTCTCGCTGACCTTCCTCATCAACCCCGAGGGGTACGTCGAGCGCGCCTACCGTACCTCCCAGCCGGACGCCGAGCAGGTGCTCGCGGACACCCGAACGGTCGTCCAGCGCTCGGGGTGA
- a CDS encoding TlpA family protein disulfide reductase: MRRRHLLAAIGGTAAVGTGTLYVRPWRSGNESAAPVTVETLDAPGSDAGTVTVPPADGPLVLEFFATTCSTCADQMAVLADAYRRADDSVPFLSVTSEPVGLSVSRADVREWWRTHDGGWPVGLDDGTALAQRYDATRVPTTLVLDEGIAWRHTGPFDVDALLAAIRAVTDG; this comes from the coding sequence ATGCGTCGTCGCCACCTCCTCGCCGCCATCGGCGGGACCGCCGCCGTGGGCACGGGAACTCTCTACGTCCGACCGTGGCGGTCAGGGAACGAGAGCGCTGCGCCGGTCACCGTCGAGACGCTCGACGCACCCGGTAGCGACGCGGGGACGGTCACCGTGCCGCCGGCCGACGGCCCGCTGGTGCTAGAGTTCTTCGCCACGACCTGTTCGACGTGTGCCGACCAGATGGCGGTGCTCGCGGACGCGTATCGCCGCGCGGACGACTCGGTCCCGTTCCTGTCGGTGACGAGCGAACCGGTCGGCCTCTCGGTCAGCCGGGCTGACGTGCGCGAGTGGTGGCGGACCCACGACGGGGGTTGGCCCGTCGGCCTCGACGACGGGACGGCGCTCGCCCAGCGGTACGACGCGACGCGGGTGCCGACGACGCTCGTGCTCGACGAGGGGATCGCGTGGCGACACACCGGCCCCTTCGACGTCGACGCTCTCCTTGCGGCTATCCGGGCGGTGACCGACGGATGA
- a CDS encoding cytochrome c biogenesis CcdA family protein, with the protein MSPGVTLAFAFGAGLTTFAAPCVFPLLPGYVGYYADQHGGRGTTRPLQQGLAAAAGVLVVFAALTAAVYILDSRVVSSLDGLEPVAGGLLIVLGAVTLTGYAPSIHVALPEHRDTSLGLFLFGGVYAVAAAGCTVPILLAVVAQAFAVAPLPGAVVLSMYAVGVALPMVVATVAVGYGSDMLTGGAGVSGSTLTRVAGGIMLVAGAVQVLAGLPLELL; encoded by the coding sequence ATGAGCCCGGGCGTGACGCTCGCGTTCGCGTTCGGCGCTGGGTTGACGACGTTCGCTGCCCCCTGTGTGTTTCCGTTGCTCCCGGGCTACGTCGGCTACTACGCCGACCAGCATGGCGGCCGGGGAACGACGCGACCACTACAACAGGGACTGGCGGCGGCCGCGGGCGTGCTCGTCGTCTTCGCGGCGCTGACGGCCGCCGTCTACATCCTCGACAGCCGCGTAGTGTCGTCGCTCGACGGACTGGAACCCGTGGCAGGCGGCCTTCTGATAGTGCTCGGTGCCGTCACGCTTACCGGCTACGCGCCATCGATACACGTCGCGCTCCCGGAGCACCGAGACACGTCGCTGGGTCTGTTCCTCTTCGGTGGCGTCTACGCCGTCGCCGCCGCGGGGTGTACCGTGCCGATACTGCTGGCGGTGGTCGCACAGGCGTTCGCGGTGGCACCGCTCCCGGGTGCCGTGGTTCTCTCGATGTACGCGGTGGGCGTGGCGCTCCCGATGGTCGTGGCCACCGTCGCCGTGGGGTACGGGTCCGACATGCTAACCGGCGGCGCGGGCGTCTCCGGCTCCACGCTCACGCGTGTCGCGGGGGGTATCATGCTGGTCGCGGGTGCGGTACAGGTGCTGGCTGGGCTACCGCTCGAACTGTTGTAA